The Methylobacterium durans nucleotide sequence GCCAGCGCCTGCGCGATCACCGGCGTCGCGTCGATCGGCTTGTACGACAGCGGCTCCAAATGACCGATGAAGGGCTTGAGCGCCCCGGCCATGGCGAGCCCGGCGAACATCCGCCGGTGCCGGATATAGGTACGCGGCAGGTCGAACAGCAGGACCGGAACGCCGGTGCTCACCGCCTCGCTGACCATGTTGGCCGAGTCGGAAGTGACGACGACGGCCTCGGCGAGCGCCAGCAGGCTGACATAGGGGTTCTCGCCGGTCCCGTCCCAGAAGAAGCCGCCCGTCTCGCCGACGAGAACGCGCAGCGCATCGCGCAAAGCCGGCGGCGTGCGCCGGGAGACGGTGACCATGAGGCGCCGGCCGCCATCCGCGAGCTTGCGGAGGTCGGTCAGAAGCCGCTTCATGTCCGCCTGCCGGTAGCTGAGATGACGGCTGTCGCCGCCGATCAGCACCGCGATCCGCGGCCCGTCGAGGGCGGCGAGGCGCGGGTCTGGCCGCGCCTGGGCGGCGGCGAGGCGCGCTGCGGTGACGAGGTGCGGGGCGGTGAGCGTCGTGAAGACGTTCGGCCCCCTCAGATCGTCGTAATCCGGCACCCAGATGAAATCGGCGCTGTCGTGGCCGGTGCGGGGGTCCTTGAGGAAGGCGGTGA carries:
- a CDS encoding mitochondrial fission ELM1 family protein; the encoded protein is MRAWIVTDGKAGDENQCIGIAETLGLDYEIRRVPSRGPFGWTAPWGPIDPRQGPGRARGALAGPFPDLLIASGRRSVPYLRAVRRATQGRTFTAFLKDPRTGHDSADFIWVPDYDDLRGPNVFTTLTAPHLVTAARLAAAQARPDPRLAALDGPRIAVLIGGDSRHLSYRQADMKRLLTDLRKLADGGRRLMVTVSRRTPPALRDALRVLVGETGGFFWDGTGENPYVSLLALAEAVVVTSDSANMVSEAVSTGVPVLLFDLPRTYIRHRRMFAGLAMAGALKPFIGHLEPLSYKPIDATPVIAQALAGAYAAHRDRLASG